Proteins encoded together in one Flavobacteriales bacterium window:
- the pbpC gene encoding penicillin-binding protein 1C, translated as MVVLLACWSWAGRPVFDEPRSMALLDRDGHLLSARVAADGQWRLTAGSASLDPRFETCLLRFEDRHFHHHPGINPVALGRAVWQNVRAGRVVSGGSTLTMQVARLARGGERSILNKVLDMALAVGLELRFTKAEILRMHAANAPFGGNVVGIEAACWRFFGHGPEGLSWAEAATLAVLPNAPSLLHPGRHREALRSKRDRLLDQLKADGRLTALEWSLAREEPLPSKPLALPDRAPHLLSSLGSAHEGTLHCTLDGALQDRASSLLDRHAQRLQAERVMNTAAVIMDIATGEVLAYVGNLRVAGGLHHGQVDLVVARRSTGSLLKPFLFAAQLDDGELLPDMLVADLPVHYDGFAPGNYDGRYQGAIPASTALARSLNVPAVRALRQHGIERSLKLFRAMGIRTLDRSADHYGLSLILGGGETTLLEITGAYASLARVRAEHGRSAADPARTVRDPIVLRDGPCLTGPSPLKASGAHFALEALTRVARPAEEAGWQRLAGARRIAWKTGTSYGHRDAWAVGVTEHHAIGVWCGNADGEGRPGLTGGRAAAPILFELFGLVEPGPPPSPPHDQLMWGPVCRRSGHRAQAACPAVDTVPIPRTGSATPPCPYHRVIWCTADGSHRASAQDGGVPISWFVLPPAMEAYYAPTDPLYRRLPPSMPGAPFDEVDDLMQLIYPERGTVVLLARELDGRRGKVVAEAAHREADAVIHWHVDGSYLTSTRAGHRTALDLDPGTHRLTLSDTEGRSTTVQFRVAFPGPDR; from the coding sequence ATGGTCGTACTGCTGGCCTGTTGGTCCTGGGCTGGCCGACCCGTGTTCGATGAGCCCCGGTCCATGGCCCTGCTGGACCGCGATGGCCACCTGCTCAGCGCCCGGGTGGCGGCGGACGGACAATGGAGGCTCACGGCGGGCAGCGCCTCGCTCGATCCGCGCTTCGAGACCTGTCTCCTGCGGTTCGAGGACCGGCACTTCCACCACCATCCCGGCATCAACCCCGTGGCCCTGGGGCGGGCGGTGTGGCAGAACGTGCGGGCCGGCCGGGTGGTGAGCGGGGGAAGCACCCTGACGATGCAGGTGGCCCGGCTTGCCCGGGGCGGGGAACGGAGCATCCTGAACAAGGTGCTCGATATGGCCCTGGCCGTGGGTCTTGAGCTCCGCTTCACCAAGGCCGAGATCCTCCGCATGCATGCGGCCAATGCACCGTTCGGTGGCAATGTGGTGGGGATCGAGGCCGCATGCTGGCGCTTCTTCGGTCATGGTCCGGAAGGACTGAGCTGGGCCGAGGCCGCCACCCTGGCCGTGCTGCCCAATGCCCCTTCCCTGTTGCATCCGGGTCGCCACCGGGAAGCCCTGCGGTCCAAACGCGACCGGCTGCTCGATCAGCTCAAGGCCGATGGCCGCCTCACCGCCTTGGAATGGTCGCTGGCCCGGGAGGAGCCCCTGCCCTCCAAACCCCTGGCCCTGCCCGACCGCGCGCCGCATCTGCTCTCCTCCCTCGGATCCGCCCATGAGGGTACCCTGCACTGCACCCTGGACGGAGCGCTCCAGGACCGTGCTTCGTCCCTGCTGGACCGCCACGCCCAACGGCTGCAGGCCGAGCGCGTGATGAACACCGCCGCGGTGATCATGGACATCGCCACCGGAGAGGTCCTGGCCTATGTGGGCAATCTGCGCGTTGCCGGTGGCTTGCATCACGGTCAAGTGGACCTGGTGGTCGCCCGGCGCAGCACCGGTAGCCTGTTGAAACCGTTCCTGTTCGCCGCGCAGCTCGATGACGGTGAGCTCCTGCCCGACATGCTCGTGGCCGACCTTCCTGTTCACTACGACGGCTTCGCACCGGGCAACTACGACGGTCGGTATCAGGGCGCCATCCCCGCGTCCACAGCGCTGGCCCGATCCCTCAACGTCCCAGCCGTCCGTGCCCTTCGCCAGCATGGCATCGAACGCTCGTTGAAGCTCTTCCGCGCCATGGGCATCAGGACCTTGGACCGCTCGGCCGACCACTACGGGCTCAGCCTCATCCTGGGCGGTGGGGAGACCACCTTGTTGGAGATCACCGGTGCCTACGCGAGCCTGGCCCGCGTGCGTGCTGAGCACGGGCGCTCGGCCGCCGACCCCGCGCGGACGGTGCGTGATCCGATCGTGCTTCGCGATGGACCGTGCCTGACGGGTCCGTCGCCCCTCAAAGCCTCGGGAGCCCATTTCGCGCTGGAAGCGCTGACCCGCGTGGCACGCCCGGCCGAAGAGGCTGGCTGGCAACGGCTTGCCGGGGCACGGCGCATCGCCTGGAAGACAGGCACCAGTTACGGGCACCGCGATGCCTGGGCCGTGGGCGTCACCGAACATCATGCCATCGGCGTGTGGTGCGGAAATGCTGATGGTGAAGGACGCCCCGGGTTGACCGGCGGCCGCGCGGCCGCTCCGATCCTGTTCGAGCTCTTCGGGTTGGTGGAGCCGGGGCCCCCGCCCTCGCCTCCGCACGACCAGCTGATGTGGGGACCGGTCTGTCGTCGCAGCGGTCATCGCGCCCAAGCAGCGTGTCCCGCGGTGGACACCGTACCGATCCCACGCACCGGGTCGGCCACGCCGCCCTGTCCGTACCACCGGGTCATCTGGTGCACCGCCGATGGTTCGCATCGCGCGTCAGCGCAGGATGGAGGGGTGCCCATCTCCTGGTTCGTGCTTCCGCCGGCCATGGAAGCCTACTACGCCCCAACGGACCCGCTTTACCGAAGGCTGCCACCCTCCATGCCCGGTGCACCGTTCGATGAGGTGGATGACCTGATGCAGCTGATCTACCCCGAAAGGGGCACGGTGGTGTTGCTGGCCCGTGAGTTGGACGGTCGACGTGGCAAGGTCGTCGCAGAGGCGGCCCACCGTGAGGCCGACGCGGTGATCCACTGGCACGTGGATGGGAGCTACCTCACGAGCACCCGGGCGGGCCACCGCACGGCACTGGACCTCGATCCGGGAACGCATCGACTAACTTTGTCCGACACGGAGGGCCGGTCCACCACGGTCCAGTTCCGGGTGGCCTTTCCGGGGCCCGACCGATGA
- a CDS encoding gliding motility-associated C-terminal domain-containing protein has protein sequence MHRKLLALAALATLSWHEAKATHVSGGEIIYECLGNGEYAFTLIIYRDCFGTTLGTSYDLTLESPCGNQTVTVTQQSFTEVSQLCPNELQNSTCNGGNLPGLEQYIFTGTATVPPCDFWTVSWSLCCRNDAIVNLQQPGNVDGYIETTFNNADYPCEDSPVFTSAPIPYVCLNQPVLYSYGVYDPDGDSLSYALHPALDFGGVPIGYVFPYTANEPITGITLDPLTGLLSFTPNAIGNFVVVVEVTQYDEDGNVIGTVMRDMQFVVIPCTNQAPDPIYCIGNFSGTAVQVSCTEIELCESDNFCFDVVIGDPDLGDTLVVESNVQQNLPGSTLSWTGTNPVTITVCWTAQPGNSGFYPFTITVEDQNCPISAFQTYVFNTNVLQRTSVGPDQTICGPQVANIEADGGANFVWSILPGGDPITPQNFICLDPPFCSQVIADPNSTTTYVVVSDLAGSCINSDTITVAVVSDFSFSLTQSDDTLCLGETAQINVITNPALPGYTFEWTPSLGLSADDIANPIAGYSQPGSYDYSVEVTSPDGCTKRDSSLTLVVLPGFVPDFTVTVADDSFCEGQGTTFTVEIDNSPPIYCGQNFGGCTSGIVADFELGTGTVQGTATSYPAPFGNWYNSTKHQVLIRASELLALGFTGGTINELALNVAAVNGLALYPGWQIHMGCTTLDSLNIDQGFVTGLFPVFGPTDVPVTVGWNNFVLNPGFNWDGVSNVVVEFCFSNYPNGFTQNSPTFATNTGYTSVIYNFTDGANLCDTIPPPFFNQGESADRPNMRFRVCAGVNEDLLTFSWSPTVGLSDPDGAVTNVVPVTSPASYTVTVGDPGLGCFGTATVTTTWDPPADVSFNPLPNEGVAPLDVFFDNTSSGNVVSFNWNFGDTTGTSTEFEPTYTFNDPGVYIITLNGVSDQGCTGFYQDTVIVLPDPIVIIPNVFSPNGDGNNDAFEYADLRGWKSVDMTIYDRWGTKVYAVPQTTTNKVIWKPSSNISEGTYYWVFVGVGNDGSEVKEQGHVTLLR, from the coding sequence ATGCACCGTAAACTGCTGGCTCTGGCCGCCTTGGCCACTCTCTCCTGGCATGAAGCGAAGGCCACCCACGTCTCGGGTGGTGAGATCATCTACGAATGCCTGGGGAACGGCGAATATGCGTTCACCCTGATCATCTACCGGGACTGCTTCGGGACCACGCTGGGCACCTCGTATGACCTGACGTTGGAGAGCCCCTGCGGCAATCAGACCGTGACGGTCACCCAGCAGAGCTTCACCGAGGTGAGCCAGCTCTGCCCGAACGAGCTGCAGAACAGCACTTGCAACGGGGGCAACCTGCCCGGCTTGGAGCAGTACATCTTCACGGGCACGGCCACGGTCCCGCCCTGCGATTTCTGGACCGTGTCCTGGTCGTTGTGTTGCCGCAATGACGCGATCGTGAACCTTCAGCAACCCGGCAACGTGGACGGCTATATCGAGACCACGTTCAATAACGCGGACTACCCCTGCGAGGATTCCCCGGTGTTCACAAGCGCGCCGATCCCATACGTGTGCCTGAACCAGCCGGTGTTGTACAGCTACGGTGTGTATGACCCGGACGGGGACAGCCTGAGCTACGCGCTTCATCCCGCGCTGGACTTCGGCGGTGTGCCCATCGGCTATGTGTTCCCCTACACGGCGAACGAGCCGATCACCGGCATCACCTTGGATCCGCTGACCGGCCTGCTCTCCTTCACGCCCAATGCCATCGGCAACTTCGTGGTGGTGGTGGAGGTCACCCAGTATGATGAGGATGGGAACGTGATCGGTACGGTGATGCGCGACATGCAGTTCGTGGTGATCCCCTGCACGAACCAGGCGCCTGACCCGATTTATTGCATTGGCAATTTCTCCGGCACCGCCGTCCAGGTCAGCTGCACGGAGATCGAGCTCTGCGAGTCGGACAACTTCTGTTTCGACGTGGTGATCGGTGATCCCGACCTCGGGGATACGCTGGTGGTGGAAAGCAACGTGCAGCAGAACCTGCCCGGCTCCACGCTATCGTGGACCGGAACGAACCCGGTGACCATCACCGTGTGCTGGACGGCTCAGCCGGGGAACAGCGGATTCTATCCCTTCACCATCACCGTGGAGGACCAGAACTGCCCCATCAGTGCGTTCCAGACCTATGTGTTCAACACGAACGTGCTTCAGCGGACGTCCGTCGGTCCTGACCAGACCATCTGCGGCCCTCAGGTGGCGAACATCGAGGCCGATGGCGGTGCCAACTTCGTGTGGTCCATCCTGCCGGGCGGCGACCCCATCACCCCGCAGAACTTCATCTGCCTCGACCCGCCCTTCTGCTCGCAGGTGATCGCGGATCCCAACAGCACCACCACCTACGTGGTCGTGAGCGATCTGGCGGGCTCCTGCATCAACTCGGATACGATCACGGTGGCCGTGGTCAGCGACTTCTCCTTCTCGCTCACCCAGAGCGACGATACGCTCTGTCTGGGCGAGACCGCCCAGATCAACGTGATCACCAACCCTGCGTTGCCGGGCTACACCTTCGAGTGGACGCCGTCACTCGGTCTTTCCGCGGACGATATCGCGAACCCGATCGCCGGCTACAGCCAGCCGGGGTCCTATGACTACTCGGTGGAGGTCACCAGCCCTGACGGATGTACCAAGCGGGATTCCAGCCTGACGCTGGTCGTGCTGCCCGGGTTCGTGCCCGACTTCACGGTCACGGTCGCTGACGATTCCTTCTGCGAGGGTCAGGGCACCACGTTCACGGTCGAGATCGATAACTCACCTCCGATCTATTGTGGACAGAACTTCGGAGGCTGTACCTCGGGCATCGTGGCCGACTTTGAGCTCGGAACGGGCACCGTGCAAGGCACGGCGACGTCCTACCCCGCGCCCTTCGGCAACTGGTACAACAGCACCAAGCACCAGGTGCTGATCCGGGCCAGCGAGCTCCTCGCGCTGGGCTTCACCGGCGGTACCATCAACGAGCTGGCTTTGAACGTGGCCGCGGTCAACGGTCTGGCGTTGTACCCGGGCTGGCAGATCCACATGGGCTGCACCACGCTCGATTCGTTGAACATCGACCAGGGCTTCGTCACCGGCCTGTTCCCCGTGTTCGGGCCCACGGATGTGCCGGTCACGGTGGGTTGGAACAACTTCGTGCTCAATCCGGGCTTCAACTGGGATGGCGTGTCGAACGTGGTGGTGGAGTTCTGCTTCAGCAACTACCCGAACGGCTTCACCCAGAACTCGCCGACCTTCGCCACCAACACGGGCTACACTTCGGTGATCTACAACTTCACCGATGGTGCCAACCTGTGCGACACCATCCCGCCGCCCTTCTTCAACCAAGGGGAGAGCGCCGATCGTCCGAACATGCGCTTCCGGGTGTGCGCGGGCGTGAACGAGGACCTGCTCACCTTCAGCTGGTCGCCCACGGTGGGTCTCTCCGACCCGGACGGCGCCGTGACCAACGTGGTGCCCGTGACCTCTCCGGCGAGCTACACCGTGACGGTGGGTGACCCTGGCCTGGGCTGCTTCGGCACCGCCACGGTGACCACCACTTGGGATCCTCCCGCGGATGTGAGCTTCAACCCCCTGCCCAACGAGGGCGTGGCACCGCTGGACGTTTTCTTCGATAATACCTCTTCAGGGAACGTGGTGTCGTTCAACTGGAACTTCGGCGACACCACCGGAACGTCCACCGAGTTCGAGCCCACGTACACCTTCAACGACCCTGGCGTCTACATCATCACCTTGAACGGGGTGAGCGATCAGGGCTGCACTGGTTTTTACCAGGATACCGTGATCGTGCTTCCGGATCCCATCGTCATCATCCCCAACGTGTTCAGCCCGAACGGCGACGGCAACAACGATGCCTTCGAGTACGCCGACCTGCGCGGGTGGAAGAGCGTGGACATGACCATCTACGACCGCTGGGGCACCAAGGTGTACGCCGTGCCGCAGACCACGACCAACAAAGTGATCTGGAAGCCGAGCTCCAACATCTCCGAGGGGACGTACTACTGGGTGTTCGTCGGGGTCGGCAACGATGGCTCCGAAGTGAAGGAACAAGGTCATGTCACCCTGCTGAGGTGA
- a CDS encoding TIGR00730 family Rossman fold protein, translating to MKRTPKPAVPAQHAQEESERRIRKAFKRKGWSEVKANDSWAIFKIMSEFVEGFEAMQRIRPCVSIFGSARTAPERAEYKLAEEIAFLLTGYGYGVITGGGPGIMEAANKGAQRGGGTSVGLNIELPFEQAPNPYIDKEKSLHFDYFFVRKVMFTKYSQGFIVLPGGFGTLDELFEALTLIQTQKIGRFPIILVGRTYWKGLLDWVKQTMGDRNAYINPVDLDLITAVDTAQEAVDAIDAFYSKYLLKPNF from the coding sequence ATGAAACGCACACCCAAGCCGGCCGTGCCGGCACAGCACGCACAGGAAGAAAGCGAACGCCGCATCCGGAAGGCCTTCAAACGGAAGGGCTGGAGCGAGGTGAAGGCCAACGACAGCTGGGCCATCTTCAAGATCATGAGCGAGTTCGTGGAAGGCTTCGAGGCCATGCAGCGCATCCGGCCCTGCGTGAGCATCTTCGGCAGCGCCCGCACCGCGCCCGAGCGCGCCGAGTACAAGCTCGCCGAGGAGATCGCCTTCCTGCTGACCGGTTACGGCTATGGCGTGATCACCGGCGGCGGGCCGGGCATCATGGAGGCGGCCAACAAGGGTGCGCAACGCGGCGGGGGCACCAGCGTGGGCCTCAACATCGAGCTCCCCTTCGAGCAGGCGCCGAACCCCTACATCGACAAGGAGAAGAGCCTGCACTTCGACTACTTCTTCGTGCGAAAGGTCATGTTCACCAAGTACTCCCAGGGATTCATCGTGCTGCCTGGAGGTTTCGGCACGCTCGATGAGCTCTTCGAGGCCCTCACCCTGATCCAGACACAGAAGATCGGCCGCTTCCCGATCATCCTTGTCGGGCGCACCTATTGGAAGGGCCTGCTCGATTGGGTGAAGCAGACCATGGGCGACCGCAATGCCTACATCAACCCCGTCGACCTCGACCTCATCACGGCCGTGGACACGGCGCAGGAGGCGGTGGACGCGATCGATGCCTTCTACAGCAAGTACCTGCTGAAGCCGAACTTCTAG
- the uvrA gene encoding excinuclease ABC subunit UvrA, translating to MPRKVRRTSEAADTASATAPSNGDAAIEVLGARVHNLKNIDVVIPRDQLVVITGLSGSGKSSLAFDTLHAEGQRRYIETFNAYARQFLGGIERPDVDLITGLSPVIAIEQKTISRNPRSTVGTVTEIYDLLRLLYARAADAYSYVTGERMVRYTDARIVDLLMEEHAGSELLVLAPVVRGRKGHYKELFEQLLRQGFLRARVDGKVIDLTTRPRLDRYKVHDIEVVIDRLKVPAAGQAGAGRKRLADACDLALKLGKGNLMALPPDGTQPRYLSRHLMCPTSGIAYEEPEPNLFSFNSPYGACPRCSGLGQVTDVAIGKIIPDRGKSIRRGAVLPLGSFKSSWVFRQVEAVLAGFGHDLDTPVEEMGDDVVAALLNGLDEPLRVSSQVGLSDRTVQFEGIIPFILEQAKEGGAQAQKWAEQFTHMVTCPECMGTRLKRTALHFRLDGLNIHELASLPLDRLHAHTQGLLDRLQGRQALIARDVVKEITARTRFLLDVGLEYLTLDRSARTLSGGEAQRIRLATQIGSQLTGVLYILDEPSIGLHQRDDHRLIGSLRHLRDGGNSVIVVEHDKEMMLQADHLIDIGPGAGEHGGRIVAQGSPAEVRKADSLTGRYLRNELAIDVPRLRRAGNGHRLSVLGASGHNLQDVDLVLPLGSFICVTGVSGSGKSTLIGDTLYPILARHFHRADTRPLRYRKVDGLAHLDKVIEVDQSPIGRTPRSNPATYTGLFDAIRQLYTQLPGAKVRGYKAGRFSFNTAGGRCETCKGAGVRTIAMNFLPDVDVPCETCRGKRYDRETLEVRFKGRSIADVLDMSVEEALEHFADLPQLAMKLRTLMDVGLGYVTLGQSSTTLSGGEAQRIKLASELGRRGTGSTLYILDEPTTGLHFEDVRQLIAVLDRLVDQGNTVLVVEHNMDIIKVADHVIDMGPEGGDGGGRIVARGTPEEVVRMGRGHTARYLSNELR from the coding sequence ATGCCGCGGAAGGTGCGCAGGACCAGTGAGGCTGCGGACACCGCAAGCGCCACCGCACCATCGAACGGCGATGCCGCCATCGAGGTGCTTGGCGCCCGGGTGCACAACCTGAAGAACATCGACGTGGTCATCCCCCGCGATCAGCTCGTGGTGATCACGGGCCTGAGCGGAAGCGGAAAGAGCAGCCTGGCCTTCGACACTCTGCACGCCGAAGGGCAGCGCCGGTATATCGAGACCTTCAACGCTTATGCACGGCAATTCCTCGGAGGTATCGAGCGCCCCGATGTGGACCTGATCACAGGGCTGAGCCCGGTGATCGCCATCGAACAGAAGACCATCAGCCGCAACCCGCGCAGCACCGTGGGCACGGTGACGGAGATCTACGACCTGCTGCGCCTGCTCTACGCCCGAGCGGCGGATGCCTACTCCTACGTGACAGGCGAGCGCATGGTCCGCTACACCGATGCCCGCATCGTGGACCTGCTGATGGAGGAGCATGCCGGCAGCGAGCTGCTCGTGCTCGCACCGGTGGTGCGAGGTCGGAAGGGCCACTACAAGGAGCTCTTCGAGCAGTTGCTGCGCCAGGGTTTCCTGCGCGCCCGTGTGGATGGCAAGGTGATCGACCTCACCACGCGCCCCCGCCTGGACCGCTACAAGGTGCACGACATCGAGGTGGTGATCGACCGGCTGAAGGTGCCGGCCGCCGGGCAGGCCGGCGCCGGCCGGAAACGCCTGGCCGATGCCTGTGACCTGGCCCTGAAGCTCGGGAAGGGCAACCTGATGGCACTGCCGCCGGACGGCACCCAGCCCCGTTACCTGAGCCGGCACCTGATGTGCCCCACCAGCGGCATCGCCTACGAGGAGCCGGAGCCGAACCTCTTCAGCTTCAACAGCCCTTATGGCGCGTGCCCACGGTGCAGCGGTCTCGGACAGGTCACCGACGTGGCCATCGGCAAGATCATCCCGGACCGCGGCAAGAGCATCCGGCGCGGTGCCGTCCTGCCGCTGGGCAGCTTCAAGAGCTCCTGGGTCTTCCGCCAGGTCGAGGCCGTGCTCGCCGGCTTCGGGCATGATCTGGACACGCCCGTGGAGGAGATGGGCGACGATGTGGTGGCCGCGCTGCTCAACGGCCTGGATGAGCCGCTCCGCGTGAGCAGCCAGGTGGGGTTGAGCGACCGCACCGTGCAGTTCGAGGGCATCATCCCCTTCATCCTGGAGCAGGCGAAGGAAGGCGGGGCCCAGGCCCAGAAGTGGGCCGAGCAGTTCACCCACATGGTGACCTGCCCCGAGTGCATGGGAACCCGGCTGAAGCGCACCGCCCTTCACTTCCGCCTCGACGGGCTCAACATCCACGAGCTCGCCTCCCTGCCACTGGACCGTTTGCATGCGCACACCCAGGGGCTGCTGGACCGCCTCCAGGGACGCCAGGCCCTGATCGCCCGCGATGTGGTGAAGGAGATCACCGCGCGCACCCGCTTCCTCCTCGATGTGGGCCTGGAGTACCTCACCCTCGACCGCAGCGCCCGCACGCTGAGCGGTGGTGAGGCCCAACGCATCCGGCTGGCCACCCAGATCGGCAGCCAGCTCACCGGGGTCCTGTACATCCTGGACGAGCCCAGCATCGGCCTGCACCAGCGCGACGACCACCGGCTGATCGGCAGCCTGCGCCATCTGCGCGACGGTGGCAACAGCGTCATCGTGGTGGAGCATGATAAGGAGATGATGCTGCAGGCCGACCACCTGATCGACATCGGGCCCGGGGCCGGCGAGCATGGCGGCCGCATCGTGGCCCAGGGCTCGCCCGCGGAGGTCCGCAAGGCCGACAGCCTCACCGGCCGCTATCTGCGCAACGAACTGGCCATTGACGTGCCCCGTCTGCGCCGCGCCGGCAACGGGCACCGCCTGTCCGTGCTCGGTGCCTCGGGCCACAACCTGCAGGATGTGGACCTTGTACTTCCGCTCGGCAGCTTCATCTGCGTCACCGGCGTCAGCGGCAGTGGCAAGAGCACCCTCATCGGCGACACCCTGTACCCCATCCTGGCCCGCCACTTCCACCGCGCCGACACGCGGCCTCTGCGCTACCGCAAGGTGGACGGTCTCGCGCACCTGGACAAGGTGATCGAAGTGGACCAGAGCCCGATCGGCCGAACGCCGCGTAGCAATCCGGCCACCTACACAGGGTTGTTCGACGCCATCCGCCAGCTATACACCCAGCTTCCCGGAGCGAAGGTGCGCGGCTATAAGGCCGGCCGCTTCTCGTTCAACACCGCCGGTGGCCGTTGCGAGACCTGCAAGGGCGCCGGGGTGCGCACGATCGCCATGAACTTTCTGCCGGACGTGGACGTGCCCTGCGAGACATGCCGTGGCAAACGGTACGACCGCGAGACGCTCGAGGTGCGCTTCAAGGGCCGGAGCATCGCCGACGTCCTGGACATGAGCGTGGAGGAAGCCTTGGAGCACTTCGCCGACCTGCCCCAGCTGGCCATGAAGCTGCGCACCCTGATGGACGTCGGCCTCGGGTACGTGACCCTCGGGCAGAGCAGCACCACCCTCAGCGGGGGCGAGGCCCAGCGCATCAAGCTCGCCAGCGAGCTGGGCCGTCGCGGCACGGGCAGCACGCTCTACATCCTGGACGAGCCCACCACCGGCCTTCACTTCGAGGATGTGCGGCAGCTGATCGCCGTGCTCGACCGGCTGGTCGACCAAGGGAATACCGTGCTCGTCGTGGAGCACAACATGGACATCATCAAGGTGGCCGACCATGTGATCGACATGGGCCCCGAGGGCGGCGATGGCGGCGGACGCATCGTGGCCCGCGGCACGCCCGAGGAGGTCGTGCGCATGGGGAGAGGCCACACCGCCCGTTACCTCAGCAACGAACTGCGATGA
- a CDS encoding lytic transglycosylase domain-containing protein, which translates to MATEPRTPLVHALRIAGAGALLLAGVLGANLFTYAVIEEHNDLDHQRHFNDSYKIFSLTLPNTVELCGERVPLEKLDVRERLDRELLVNTYWQSNSILAHKRAARWFPLIEQVLLEEGVPEDLKYISLIESGFTNAVSPMGAAGFWQFMKDTAPRYGLEVNTEVDERYNVVKSTRAAARYLKEAYARYGSWAMAMASYNLGVGGLDKQIGRQNAKDYYDLLLPEETSRYVFRALAMKEIMADPGRYGFHIRSKDLYAPYKVRIHVVDGPVNDLAAFGSEQGTSYKVLKLLNPWLRETRLSNPAGRRYELLLPAADFDAAEGAQDQ; encoded by the coding sequence ATGGCCACTGAACCCCGCACACCGCTCGTCCATGCCCTGCGCATCGCCGGGGCGGGAGCCCTTCTGCTGGCGGGTGTCCTGGGCGCCAACCTGTTCACGTACGCGGTGATCGAGGAGCACAACGACCTTGACCACCAGCGGCACTTCAACGACAGCTACAAGATCTTCTCCCTCACCCTGCCGAACACCGTGGAGCTGTGCGGCGAACGCGTACCGCTGGAGAAGCTCGATGTGCGCGAACGGCTGGACCGCGAGCTGCTGGTGAACACCTACTGGCAGAGCAATTCCATCCTGGCCCATAAACGGGCCGCACGCTGGTTCCCCCTCATCGAACAGGTGCTGCTTGAAGAGGGTGTGCCCGAGGACCTCAAGTACATCTCCCTCATCGAGAGCGGCTTCACCAACGCCGTGAGCCCCATGGGCGCTGCGGGGTTCTGGCAGTTCATGAAGGACACCGCCCCGCGGTACGGCCTGGAGGTGAACACCGAGGTGGATGAGCGCTACAACGTGGTGAAGAGCACACGCGCCGCCGCCCGCTACCTGAAGGAGGCGTATGCGCGATACGGCTCCTGGGCGATGGCCATGGCCTCGTACAACCTGGGCGTCGGTGGGCTCGACAAACAGATCGGCCGGCAGAACGCCAAGGACTATTACGACCTGCTGCTGCCGGAGGAGACCTCGCGCTACGTGTTCCGCGCCCTTGCGATGAAGGAGATCATGGCCGACCCCGGCCGCTACGGCTTCCACATCCGCTCCAAGGACCTGTACGCGCCCTACAAGGTGCGGATCCACGTGGTGGACGGGCCCGTGAACGACCTGGCCGCCTTCGGGTCCGAGCAGGGCACCTCCTACAAGGTGCTGAAGCTGTTGAACCCCTGGCTGCGCGAGACGCGCCTGTCCAACCCCGCAGGCCGGCGCTACGAGCTGCTGCTGCCTGCCGCTGATTTCGATGCCGCGGAAGGTGCGCAGGACCAGTGA